In one window of Haliaeetus albicilla chromosome W, bHalAlb1.1, whole genome shotgun sequence DNA:
- the STOML2 gene encoding LOW QUALITY PROTEIN: stomatin-like protein 2, mitochondrial (The sequence of the model RefSeq protein was modified relative to this genomic sequence to represent the inferred CDS: deleted 2 bases in 1 codon; substituted 1 base at 1 genomic stop codon), with the protein MEVRLDLQSPVSASRRSRGRRNQGQQPPRRDGVPRCVHPEEAGHPGRPSGAVGGVAVARCWCGLVWPRLVLPQRFQQLKHSAWLAPAPHCLNSSLPVNIRVLFVPQQEAWVVEWMGKFHXILEPGLNFLIPLLDQIRYVQSLKEIIINVPEQSAVTLGKEQLLHPALLFTVSRVMDPYKASYGVEDPEYAVTQLAQTTMRSELGKLSLYRVFRVSWGGGSWSCQHLAAFLKTLGGLHGQAHTRNSKMPFS; encoded by the exons ATGGAGGTCAGGCTGGACCTTCAG AGCCCAGTCTCCGCATCTCGCCGCTCCCGGGGACGGCGGAACCAGGGGCAGCAGCCGCCGCGGCGGGACGGGGTACCCCGGTGTGTTCACCCGGAAGAGGCGGGGCATCCTGGGAGGCCTTCCGGGGCGGTGGGGGGAGTGGCGGTGGCGCGATGCTGGTGCGGCTTGGTCTGGCCTCGTCTCGTCCTGCCGCAG cgCTTCCAACAGCTGAAGCATTCAGCGTGGCTGGCCCCAGCACCACATTGCTTGAACTCCAGCCTGCCTGTGAACATTAGGGTGCTCTTTGTGCCACAGCAGGAGGCTTGGGTGGTGGAGTGGATGGGCAAGTTCCACTGAATCCTTGAGCCT GGTTTGAACTTCCTCATCCCTCTGCTGGACCAGATTCGTTATGTGCAGAGTCTCAAAGAAATCATCATTAACGTCCCAGAGCAGTCAGCTGTCACCCTAGGTAAGGAACAGCTTCTGCATCCTGCCCTTCTCTTT ACTGTATCCAGGGTTATGGACCCCTACAAG GCCAGCTATGGGGTGGAAGATCCTGAGTATGCAGTGACCCAGCTGGCCCAGACCACCATGAGATCTGAACTTGGCAAACTCTCCCTCTACAGAGTCTTCCGGGTGAGCTGGGGAGGTGGATCATGGAGCTGCCAGCATCTAGCAGCATTTCTCAAAACCCTGGGGGGTCTGCATGGCCAGGCTCATACGCGTAACAGCAAAATGCCCTTTTCTTAG